Proteins co-encoded in one Synergistaceae bacterium genomic window:
- a CDS encoding type II toxin-antitoxin system VapC family toxin, with the protein MNKFYYLDSNIRIFYMRGRNESLFNRVNAVTNYIKLPSIVKAELLTGAMKSVKPDQELERVMTFCEPFEIVPFDDSMTKIYGEIRADLGRIGFNDLIIAATVKSLGCVLVTNNINEFSRINGLFLDDWTL; encoded by the coding sequence ATGAATAAATTTTATTATCTTGACAGTAACATACGTATATTTTACATGAGAGGCCGCAATGAAAGTCTATTTAATCGTGTCAATGCTGTTACTAATTATATCAAGCTGCCTTCAATCGTAAAAGCTGAATTACTCACAGGAGCTATGAAAAGTGTAAAACCGGATCAGGAGCTTGAAAGAGTCATGACATTTTGCGAACCTTTCGAGATTGTCCCGTTCGATGACTCTATGACAAAAATTTATGGGGAAATCAGAGCAGACCTTGGGCGTATAGGCTTCAATGATTTAATAATAGCTGCAACTGTAAAATCTCTCGGATGTGTTCTCGTTACAAATAACATAAATGAATTTTCACGCATTAACGGCCTATTTTTAGACGACTGGACACTATAA